The genomic DNA TGTCTATCATCtaggttatttaatttttcctttcacaataaaactaatcgacaaaaataaacttacttTTTACTACGACTTTTTGAAATGCACAAGTAATGACATTGACACTTGACACTGACAGCAACTGAATTTCAATACACGCATGTGATGTTCCATTAACAATAATGAATGTCTAGGCCTAGGCAGGCAGTATCATGTTCCTGTTCTGTGCCTTTTCTTCTGAGAAAAAATATGATCTTACATCTCTTTCTATCCGTCAATGTCAGTTGTCTTGTCAGTATTGTCAGTCAAAATTGTCAAACTGTGTCAAACTTCAAAAGAAAACTGAGGAAAACCAAGAAAAAGGAAAACTTGTTTGTTTGTTTCGAAAAGCGGAAAAGCCAAAAACGTGTAAAAATCTGGTAAAAAGATTGTGACAACAGTGTGTGAACAACAGatctagaaaaataaaaacctaCTAAAAATGTCAATGCCATGGTTTTAAGTTCCTAACACAGCACGTTcgcacacaaaaataattaacaataaaaattgtgatgaattaatctttagaataaaaagttaaaaatgaatttttCCATATGTCTTCTACAAAGCATTGCCTTCTTAGTAAGTACCGAACCccttacataaattatttattagatttttttagtTTGTTTCTGTAACTTTTGAATTACAGGATCTTTTGGCTGTGGGTCTGATAGTGCCTCTAATTCCTAGTCATGTTCGCAAGATGGGTGCAGATCTTATTTATGTGGGTTTGCTTGGATCCATTTATGCAGGTTTCCAGTTGGGATCAGGTCCGGTAATTGTAAGTATAGTGTACTTTAGACTGCACACTTGCTGTTCATACTTATAACCAAGTTTAGTTTgtttaacttttgttttttatttcaggGTAGCTTGAGCGATCTGAAAGGCAGAAAAAACATATTGATGCTAACACTTTTGGTGTGTGCAATAGCATACTCTACATTAGGAATTACAAATTCCATAGTGGTGATACTAATAATAAGAGCAGTTTTAGGTAATTTTTATGGATGATATAATTCTGAAATGTGTTAAAATATAAGTCTTAGACTCTTAGTCAAACAATATGCTTACAGGTGTGTTTAAACAAACACAGATGTTAACAAAGGCCTTGGTGCCCGATTATGAAAAGAATGAACAACGTCAATCTGCAATTTATGGCAAAATGGCAGCTATATCAGGTGCAGGCATCACACTGGGCCCAGTTATTGGAGGACATATTGCAGAGGACAACCCAGAGAATGGGTTTACCTTGATCGCAGTTATTGTTGGAGTATGCTTTATTGCAAATGCAGGTATATTGCAGATTGAGTACTCACAACTTCCTGAATCAAAACAACTAAAGATTATTCAgatataaaacaaattattttcttacAGGATTGGTATACTTTCTTCCAAAATCAAAACGAAACACAAAGAAACCGAAAAAGAAAATCCATGGAAACTTATTCAACTCATTAAGTAATAGCATTAAACAGATCTTTATTGAGCTATACAAAGTAGACTGGGCTGTCTATTGGGACATCTTTATGTTCAAAGCTCTCATTGGTTTTGCTATGGGAGTGTACTATTCCAATTACTCTTTATATTGCAAAACCCAATTTAACTTGTCACCAAAATATATAGGGTATGTTATCTCATTCCAAGGTGTAGTAGGTTCTATATCTAGCTTTTTTATGGGCTATATTAATAGTTATTACAGCCACGACGCTGATTATAGTTTGAGAAATTTCCATGTATTTGTTTTACTGACTATTTCGCTGATCGGCTTGATGTTATCATTTAGTGTGTACATTTATGTGATATGGCTTATACCTCTAGCTATTGGTAATGCAATAGGCAGGCTAGTTACTTTAGAAATGATTTTAAAACGAAGCCACGGTCAACACAGAGGCACTTTGATAGGGGCTTCTAATAGTGTTCGGTCATTGTCAGGAGTTGTTGCACCTATGGTATCAGGCTTTATTGGCCAGTATGTTGGTGTTCCTTATGTGATATATGCAAGTCTTTGCTCAACCTCTATTGGTTTTGTATTAAGTTATCGTTATCGTAGCAAAAGTACAAAAGTTGACTGAAAGTTATCTGATTAAAGATGcttttaataagtaatttattaattaggtaaATAGATTTTTGTGACAGTATAAAGACAGGTAGAAGTAAAAGCCAGTATTGATTGGTGTAAAGAACTGTTATTGTTACTTTATGGCAtaattaatatacataataaagattttaacaaactaaaataatcATCTTTAAATCTACCTGTAAACCTAACCTATAAGTAAATGATTAGTCTGTCATGTTATCCATCTGTTTCTTTCTCATATCCTGGATGAGTTTCTCGATGTCTTTTCTGTCTTGTTTGTTCTCTGGAGGAAAAATTTCGCGCTTTGTATTAGTAACCCATTCTTCAAAATACGTCGGCTGATTGAAGTAGTGAAATAGGCACACGGGAAATGACATGTACATAGCCATCCTCCCTACTTCCAATTTCCAGTTACCCATCTTGTGATACCACTTGATATTACAcaatattaagttttattagAATTATCGCCTTTGTTTTTCGTTAGTTCTAGAAAATCAGCTGGATGTTGAAATGTCAGATTTTTGTCACCAATGACGACTATGACAGTGa from Ostrinia nubilalis chromosome 8, ilOstNubi1.1, whole genome shotgun sequence includes the following:
- the LOC135073824 gene encoding major facilitator superfamily domain-containing protein 9-like isoform X1, which gives rise to MFLFCAFSSEKKYDLTSLSIRQCQLSCQYCQSKLSNCVKLQKKTEENQEKGKLVCLFRKAEKPKTCKNLDLLAVGLIVPLIPSHVRKMGADLIYVGLLGSIYAGFQLGSGPVIGSLSDLKGRKNILMLTLLVCAIAYSTLGITNSIVVILIIRAVLGVFKQTQMLTKALVPDYEKNEQRQSAIYGKMAAISGAGITLGPVIGGHIAEDNPENGFTLIAVIVGVCFIANAGLVYFLPKSKRNTKKPKKKIHGNLFNSLSNSIKQIFIELYKVDWAVYWDIFMFKALIGFAMGVYYSNYSLYCKTQFNLSPKYIGYVISFQGVVGSISSFFMGYINSYYSHDADYSLRNFHVFVLLTISLIGLMLSFSVYIYVIWLIPLAIGNAIGRLVTLEMILKRSHGQHRGTLIGASNSVRSLSGVVAPMVSGFIGQYVGVPYVIYASLCSTSIGFVLSYRYRSKSTKVD
- the LOC135073824 gene encoding major facilitator superfamily domain-containing protein 9-like isoform X2; this encodes MNFSICLLQSIAFLDLLAVGLIVPLIPSHVRKMGADLIYVGLLGSIYAGFQLGSGPVIGSLSDLKGRKNILMLTLLVCAIAYSTLGITNSIVVILIIRAVLGVFKQTQMLTKALVPDYEKNEQRQSAIYGKMAAISGAGITLGPVIGGHIAEDNPENGFTLIAVIVGVCFIANAGLVYFLPKSKRNTKKPKKKIHGNLFNSLSNSIKQIFIELYKVDWAVYWDIFMFKALIGFAMGVYYSNYSLYCKTQFNLSPKYIGYVISFQGVVGSISSFFMGYINSYYSHDADYSLRNFHVFVLLTISLIGLMLSFSVYIYVIWLIPLAIGNAIGRLVTLEMILKRSHGQHRGTLIGASNSVRSLSGVVAPMVSGFIGQYVGVPYVIYASLCSTSIGFVLSYRYRSKSTKVD
- the LOC135073827 gene encoding protein PET100 homolog, mitochondrial — its product is MGNWKLEVGRMAMYMSFPVCLFHYFNQPTYFEEWVTNTKREIFPPENKQDRKDIEKLIQDMRKKQMDNMTD